The Ovis aries strain OAR_USU_Benz2616 breed Rambouillet chromosome 11, ARS-UI_Ramb_v3.0, whole genome shotgun sequence genome window below encodes:
- the KCNJ12 gene encoding ATP-sensitive inward rectifier potassium channel 12, producing the protein MTASGRTNPYSIVSSEEDGLHLVTMSGANGFGNGKVHTRRRCRNRFVKKNGQCNIEFANMDEKSQRYLADMFTTCVDIRWRYMLLIFSLAFLASWLLFGVIFWVIAVAHGDLEPAEARGRTPCVLQVHGFMAAFLFSIETQTTIGYGLRCVTEECPVAVFMVVAQSIVGCIIDSFMIGAIMAKMARPKKRAQTLLFSHNAVVALRDGKLCLMWRVGNLRKSHIVEAHVRAQLIKPRVTEEGEYIPLDQIDIDVGFDKGLDRIFLVSPITILHEIDEASPLFGISRQDLETDDFEIVVILEGMVEATAMTTQARSSYLANEILWGHRFEPVLFEEKNQYKIDYSHFHKTYEVPSTPRCSAKDLVENKFLLPSTNSFCYENELAFLSRDEEDEVDGEQDSLGPQARRDFDRPQAGTALEQRPYRRESEI; encoded by the coding sequence ATGACTGCGTCCGGCCGCACAAACCCCTACAGCATCGTGTCTTCAGAGGAGGACGGGCTGCACCTGGTCACCATGTCGGGCGCCAACGGCTTCGGCAATGGCAAGGTGCACACGCGGCGCAGGTGCCGGAATCGCTTCGTCAAGAAGAATGGCCAGTGCAACATCGAGTTCGCCAACATGGATGAGAAGTCGCAGCGCTACCTGGCGGACATGTTCACCACGTGCGTGGACATCCGCTGGCGCTACATGCTGCTCATCTTCTCGCTGGCCTTCCTCGCCTCCTGGTTGCTGTTCGGGGTCATCTTCTGGGTCATTGCGGTGGCCCATGGGGACCTGGAGCCTGCCGAGGCCCGTGGCCGCACGCCATGCGTGCTGCAGGTGCACGGCTTCATGGCGGCCTTCCTCTTCTCCATTGAGACGCAGACCACCATCGGCTACGGGCTGCGCTGCGTGACCGAGGAGTGCCCGGTGGCGGTGTTCATGGTGGTGGCGCAGTCCATCGTGGGCTGCATTATCGACTCCTTCATGATTGGCGCCATCATGGCCAAGATGGCGCGGCCCAAGAAGCGCGCGCAGACGCTGCTCTTCAGCCACAATGCGGTGGTGGCGCTGCGTGACGGCAAGCTCTGCCTCATGTGGCGCGTGGGCAACCTACGCAAGAGCCACATCGTGGAGGCCCACGTGCGGGCCCAGCTCATCAAGCCCCGGGTCACCGAGGAGGGCGAGTACATCCCGCTGGACCAGATCGACATTGATGTCGGCTTTGACAAGGGCCTGGACCGCATCTTCCTGGTGTCTCCCATCACCATCCTGCACGAGATCGACGAGGCCAGCCCTCTGTTTGGCATCAGCCGGCAGGACCTGGAAACGGATGACTTCGAGATCGTGGTCATCCTGGAGGGCATGGTGGAGGCCACTGCCATGACCACGCAGGCCCGCAGCTCCTACCTGGCCAACGAGATCCTGTGGGGCCACCGCTTTGAGCCTGTCCTCTTTGAGGAGAAGAACCAGTACAAGATCGACTACTCACATTTCCACAAGACGTATGAGGTGCCATCCACACCCCGCTGCAGTGCCAAGGACCTAGTGGAGAACAAGTTCCTGCTGCCAAGCACCAACTCCTTCTGCTACGAGAACGAGCTGGCCTTCCTGAGCCGCGACGAGGAGGACGAGGTGGACGGAGAGCAGGACAGCCTTGGCCCCCAGGCCCGGCGCGACTTTGACAGGCCGCAGGCCGGCACAGCCCTTGAGCAGCGGCCTTACAGACGGGAGTCTGAGATCTGA